The DNA segment AACAATTGGGACTTGCGCCCATTTTGAGTAACCTCAAAACACGTCTCTGATATCGTTCGTATTCACTTTGATCTTTTGCGGGAAAAGATAAACTAACCATTGTTTCGATAGCATCACAAAGAGGAGAGCCCCAACCGCTTCCGTTTTCTTGGATCCAATCGGCTTTACCCGGGTCCGCGCCCGCCAGTTTGAGCAATTGAAATAATTCCTTTTCTTTTTCCTCGTCTTCGCAACGTATCAGTCTAAAATATTGCGAAGAACCATACTGACTTTCTAATTTCCAAAATGATTTTTTAGACAAAAGTTTTCGCGCGAGTTCCGGTCTGCAATCTTCCATTGTCATTTCAATTGCAGTATTGGGTCTTAGAAGCTCCATTCTCCCACCGAGATGATTTCCTTTTTCAACGGATTTCAACCAGAGCTCGGTAGAAAAAGGATCTTTTGGAATTTCCTTCCAGAAATCCCAGAACCCGGCCGGGGGTTCGGGAAATTTTTTTAATAAAAGAGCTTTGAGACTGAGATTTTTGGGGGATCAATAAAAAACAGCATCCCAAAGCACATTTTCCATCGATCCCAAAACCGGAAATTTTGATAAACGAAGAAAGGATTCAAGAATGATTTGAATCGTGTTTTCACTTTTACCTCCCAGCAAATCCATGAGATGAAAAGCGATCTTCGGATCTTCTTGATTGATCTGAAGTAAGGTTTGTTCGTATCTTCCGATTTGATTTTCTTGTTTCTCATTTTCTAATTCTTGTTGCAATTGAAAATATCGAACAGGAGTGAGTCCGAATCGATTCGGTATGTCTAAACTGATTTTATGTGTTTTGCAATATTCAAAAAAGAAATCGGCGAAAATTTCTCTATTTAGCAATAAAAAAAGAGGGGTCGTTCCGTCTTGATATTCTTGATTGAGAGCGGTTCCTTTTTCTATCAATTGGATTGCAATGTTTCGAATCGTTGTTGTATCCTCCCACCTAAAACGAATCAAATAATACATAGCGTCATTTCCATACTTGTCTTGAGCTTGAACGGATGCACCTTGTTCTAATAAAAAAGGAACGATCTCTAAATTGCCTTGCTTTAGAGCGTGCATAAGAGGTGTCAGTCCGGTGTTTGTTGCGGAATCGATCGAAGCTCCGGCATCGATTAAGTATTGTATGAATTTCGAATTGCATCGCCTAACAGCCGCTAGGATAGGAAAAAGTCCTTTCCGAGTCGATTGATTGAAATTGATTCCTGCTTTTTTTAATATCTTTACTGTAGGCAGAGAACAAAGATCGGTCGCTACGATGGCGGCATTGATTCCGGATTTGGTTTCCGCATTGAGATCCGCCTTTGCTTGAATCAATACCGATAACGATTCCAAACTGAGACCGTAAACCGCGGTGATCAACGGAGTTTCTCCGCGATCGTCGCTTAGATTTGGATCCGCACCGCGACTCAGAAGAAATCGTAAAAAAGAAACGTCGTTATTTAAAACCACCTTGTGTAAAGGAGTTTCGCCTAAGAAATACTGTCTTGGGTCTCGTGCGTTGACAGAAGCTCCTTGATCCAGCGCCGCTTTTGCCAATCGTAGATTTCCGTTGATTGCGGCAGAAAGTAACTTTCGGTCCGCAGAAGAAATGGGCGCCCCGATCACCGGACTGACAAAAGACAAAAGGATAAAAATTGAGAGGATCCAAGATTTGAAAAAATGCGGGAAAATTTGATTTCTTAGATTCAAAAACGGAAACATCATAGTGATTACATCGACAAAATAAGTAAAAATATGATTTCCAAATTTTAAATACAAAAACACCGAGCGTTCGAACGTTGAAATCAGCCTCGTTTTAAGTTATAGCTATTACAGTTATGATTCTACTTTTATAGTTGAAGAATTTCCTTATCTTCAACGCGCAATATGCGAAGAAGATTTAGATCCAATTTTGTATATGACTCGTATCGTGAATCAAGATTCTCAAAATCGAATTCAATGCGAAAATATTGCGGGAAGTTTACAAAAATTCCTAAAATAATCCGGAATGAGTCGATGGTTCAGAATGTTTTTAGCGCATATTCCGGATAGAGGTAACCACTCGCGGACACAAAATGATCAAAAAAAGAGTCTGACTTATTGAGTTCTTTTTATTATCCGATTGCACAAAAGAACGATACACAATTTATTTCCTCTCGGTTTTTCAATTGTTGTACAAGGCGTTTTCAAAATTGTAGTAAGATCCTATGCTGAAGTATTTTAAAGTTTTCTACGTTATTTTCCTTTTCGTTTTGTATATAAGCGGGAATTTGATTTTATCCAAAGATAAATCCGAATCTTCGCGCAAAGACGTAAAAATTGTCTCCACGATTCCGATAACTTCCAAAAAAGAAGAAAAGGAAAAACCAAAACGAGTTTCTAAAAAAGAAGCCGATGAAACCGAAGTGATTCAAAAAAAGGAACCTCTTTTTTTCTTTTCGATTCGGAGCCGGCGATTTGCGCAGGGAGAACTTCTTTTTCTCAAATTGATTCCTGAGAAGACGATTCTTTCCAAGTTGGATCGAATCAAAATTCTTTGGGAAAAAAAAGAAGTTCCTTATACCATGAAAAATTCGGTTTTTTATGCTTGGATTCCGATTTCACCCGAGTTTGAAAAGAAAGCGGGAATTTTAGAAATTCAAGATAAAAATTTATTCCGGAAAAACGATTTTAAGGAATATGAAATTCCGATTCAAAAAACGAACTTCACCGAAACAAAAGTATCCTCTTTGACCATGGATAAAAAATATACTTCCGAAGAACTACCAAAGGAAACGTTAGACTTCATTGCGACATGTTCCAAGGCTAAGGCGGAGGCGTTTCAATCCAAGACGGATTTGCAGATCTTTTCCGACTTTGTTTATCCCGTTCAAGAAGTGCATTTTACAAGTCCCTTTTATAAAAGAAGAGTCTATAACAAGAAGAAAGGAAAAGCACACGGCGGCGTCGATTTTAAAGGTGGAATCGGGACACAAATTTATGCCATCAATGACGGAACAGTAATCCTATCAAGACCGATGTATTACGAAGGCAATTTTACGATCATCGATCACGGTCTCGAAGTTTATTCTTTATACATGCATCAATCCGAACTCGGTGTGAAAGTGGGGGATAAAGTTAAAAAAGGCGATCCGATCGGCAAAGTCGGCTCGACCGGAATGTCTACAGGACCACATCTACATTTAGGTCTTAGAGTACAAGGAATCATGGTGGATCCGCTTTCTGTGATCAGTTTGAAATTATTTGAAGATCGCTTGCCTTAATGTCAATTAAAGTTCGATTGTAATCCAAGCGCGAACTTTTTGATTCGCTAAAATTTTCTCCTTTTTACGCACGTCCGCTTTTAGAGGGAGAACGTATTTTGGAGAATTTTTTTCAGAAAAGATCGACGTCCTCCAACGTGTATTGCCGATCTCTACAGAAATAGGAATCATACCC comes from the Leptospira sp. WS92.C1 genome and includes:
- a CDS encoding M23 family metallopeptidase codes for the protein MLKYFKVFYVIFLFVLYISGNLILSKDKSESSRKDVKIVSTIPITSKKEEKEKPKRVSKKEADETEVIQKKEPLFFFSIRSRRFAQGELLFLKLIPEKTILSKLDRIKILWEKKEVPYTMKNSVFYAWIPISPEFEKKAGILEIQDKNLFRKNDFKEYEIPIQKTNFTETKVSSLTMDKKYTSEELPKETLDFIATCSKAKAEAFQSKTDLQIFSDFVYPVQEVHFTSPFYKRRVYNKKKGKAHGGVDFKGGIGTQIYAINDGTVILSRPMYYEGNFTIIDHGLEVYSLYMHQSELGVKVGDKVKKGDPIGKVGSTGMSTGPHLHLGLRVQGIMVDPLSVISLKLFEDRLP
- a CDS encoding DUF1905 domain-containing protein; the encoded protein is MNLVTIQFTAKVWVYPGKGGWHFLTLSLAASKEVRSIVQGVTGSWGMIPISVEIGNTRWRTSIFSEKNSPKYVLPLKADVRKKEKILANQKVRAWITIEL